The following coding sequences lie in one Acidimicrobiia bacterium genomic window:
- a CDS encoding basic amino acid ABC transporter substrate-binding protein: MRMRNLLAVAAMVSLIAAACGDDEGTTTTAAADLTQTAGVLTVGSDIPWEPFEFYGDDGELTGFDVELIEEIASRLDLEVEWVETAFDTIFTQLATGTFDVVASGATITPERAQQVDFTNPYYRAEQALTINTALTPDISSVDDLGEGDRVAVQTGTTGEAWAEDNLATRGVEVVSYEEAADTYIALEGGQVQGVIFDEPSAAAETANRPTLAIADVISTNEEYGFGVDPARNALLEAMNQAFADMLADGTYQAIYDKWFPEAPAGSVLYSG; this comes from the coding sequence ATGCGGATGAGAAACCTGTTGGCCGTCGCGGCCATGGTCTCGCTCATCGCCGCCGCCTGTGGCGACGACGAGGGCACGACCACCACCGCGGCCGCCGACCTGACACAGACGGCGGGGGTGCTGACCGTAGGGTCGGACATCCCCTGGGAACCCTTCGAGTTCTATGGCGACGACGGCGAGCTGACCGGCTTCGACGTCGAGCTGATCGAGGAGATCGCCAGCCGCCTCGACCTCGAGGTCGAGTGGGTGGAGACCGCCTTCGACACGATCTTCACCCAGCTGGCCACCGGTACGTTCGACGTCGTCGCCTCCGGCGCGACGATCACTCCGGAGCGTGCCCAGCAGGTGGACTTCACCAACCCCTACTACCGAGCCGAGCAGGCGCTGACCATCAACACCGCGCTCACCCCCGACATCTCGTCGGTGGACGATCTCGGTGAAGGCGACCGGGTGGCGGTGCAGACCGGCACCACCGGTGAGGCGTGGGCCGAGGACAACCTGGCCACGCGCGGCGTGGAAGTCGTCTCCTACGAGGAGGCAGCCGACACCTACATCGCCCTCGAGGGCGGTCAGGTGCAGGGTGTGATCTTCGACGAGCCCTCGGCTGCAGCCGAGACGGCCAACCGTCCGACGCTGGCCATCGCCGATGTCATCTCCACCAACGAGGAGTATGGCTTCGGTGTCGATCCGGCCCGGAATGCTCTGCTCGAGGCGATGAACCAGGCGTTTGCCGACATGCTCGCCGACGGCACCTATCAGGCCATCTACGACAAGTGGTTCCCCGAGGCCCCAGCAGGAAGCGTCCTGTACAGCGGCTGA
- a CDS encoding PhnD/SsuA/transferrin family substrate-binding protein — protein MRRLRTTFALVIAFALVAAACGDDTGGTTTTGAPGTTAAPATTTTEGDPDPRAGWPDSLIFGFVPSREAEELQDNVDVLAGILADALDMEVSGIVTSDYTALGVALGTGEAQIGAFAPANYVLASRIYPNIELLAQSVRFGSATYHAQYFTNDAAVCGADTPPIEGAYGYDGFGNVVAAGPTDTPALQVGWNGDGTRDESVSAGLICPSPVDVSVIAGGNMAFGTETSTSGYIFPVLELEDAGLEQDVDYESFYSGSHDNSVLAVYSGDADFGVSFDDARRNVRQANPDVGEKVIVFNISAPISNDVIAVDAALPASLKDAIYKAIADVFETEEGLALMDAIYSWTDVRRADASTVASFVLIEAAIDRLGFGS, from the coding sequence ATGCGACGACTGCGAACAACGTTCGCCTTGGTCATTGCGTTCGCGCTCGTAGCCGCCGCCTGCGGCGACGACACGGGCGGTACGACCACGACGGGGGCGCCCGGCACGACCGCAGCGCCCGCCACCACCACCACTGAAGGCGATCCGGATCCACGGGCGGGTTGGCCCGACTCGCTGATCTTCGGCTTCGTGCCTTCTCGTGAGGCGGAGGAGCTCCAGGACAACGTCGACGTGCTCGCCGGCATCCTGGCCGACGCCCTCGACATGGAAGTGTCGGGCATCGTCACCTCGGACTACACCGCTCTCGGTGTCGCCCTGGGTACCGGTGAGGCACAGATCGGTGCGTTCGCGCCCGCCAACTACGTGCTGGCGAGCCGGATCTACCCGAACATCGAGCTGCTGGCGCAGTCCGTGCGCTTCGGTTCGGCCACCTACCACGCCCAGTACTTCACCAACGATGCGGCTGTCTGCGGTGCAGACACTCCGCCCATCGAGGGTGCGTACGGGTACGACGGGTTCGGCAACGTGGTCGCGGCAGGTCCGACCGACACGCCTGCGCTGCAGGTCGGTTGGAATGGTGACGGCACCCGGGACGAGAGCGTCTCGGCTGGCCTCATCTGCCCGTCGCCGGTCGATGTCAGCGTGATCGCTGGCGGAAACATGGCGTTCGGTACTGAGACCTCGACCTCGGGATACATCTTCCCGGTGCTCGAGCTCGAGGATGCTGGCCTGGAACAGGACGTCGACTACGAGTCGTTCTACTCGGGCAGCCACGACAACTCGGTGCTGGCTGTCTACAGCGGTGACGCCGACTTCGGTGTCTCGTTCGACGACGCCCGCCGCAACGTGCGCCAGGCAAACCCGGACGTGGGTGAGAAGGTGATCGTGTTCAACATCTCGGCACCGATCTCAAACGACGTCATCGCCGTGGATGCCGCTCTTCCGGCCAGCCTGAAGGATGCCATCTACAAGGCGATCGCCGACGTGTTCGAGACCGAGGAGGGCCTGGCCCTCATGGACGCCATCTACTCGTGGACGGACGTTCGCCGTGCCGATGCGTCGACCGTGGCTTCGTTCGTGCTCATCGAGGCAGCCATCGACCGGCTCGGCTTCGGTTCGTAA
- the phnC gene encoding phosphonate ABC transporter ATP-binding protein: MIEFTNVEVTYPGGLKALKDVSVTIDSGELVVIVGLSGAGKSTFLRAINGFVPITNGSVRVNGVEVRGARSSALRELRSEIGMIYQTFNLVNRTTVINNVLMGRLAKVGFMRAMLGLWPAADKELALQALERVDIIEKAYVRASNLSGGQQQRVGIARALAQAPKVVLADEPVASLDPVTSHTVMQDLRRINRDLGITTIINLHFLDLARQYGKRLIGLRDGELVYDGDIADVTETTFRDIYGRSVTPDDLLEGADL, encoded by the coding sequence ATGATCGAGTTCACCAACGTCGAGGTCACCTACCCCGGTGGGCTCAAAGCCCTCAAGGACGTGAGCGTCACCATCGACAGCGGCGAACTCGTCGTGATCGTCGGTCTGTCCGGCGCCGGCAAGTCGACCTTCCTGAGGGCCATCAACGGTTTCGTCCCGATCACCAACGGTTCCGTCAGGGTCAACGGGGTCGAGGTGCGCGGCGCCAGGAGCAGCGCCCTTCGGGAGTTGCGCTCCGAGATCGGCATGATTTACCAGACGTTCAACCTGGTGAACCGAACCACCGTGATCAACAACGTCCTCATGGGACGCCTGGCCAAGGTTGGTTTCATGCGGGCCATGCTCGGCCTGTGGCCCGCCGCCGACAAGGAGCTCGCCCTCCAGGCTCTCGAACGGGTCGACATCATCGAGAAGGCGTACGTGCGGGCCAGCAATCTCTCCGGAGGCCAGCAGCAGCGGGTCGGAATCGCCCGGGCGCTCGCTCAGGCGCCCAAGGTGGTGCTGGCCGACGAGCCGGTGGCGAGCCTCGACCCGGTGACCTCCCACACCGTGATGCAAGACCTTCGCCGGATCAACCGCGACCTCGGTATCACCACGATCATCAACCTCCACTTCCTCGACCTCGCCCGCCAGTATGGCAAGCGCCTAATCGGGCTGCGTGACGGTGAGCTGGTTTACGACGGCGACATCGCCGATGTGACCGAGACGACATTCCGCGACATCTACGGGCGATCGGTCACCCCCGACGATCTGCTGGAAGGCGCCGACCTGTGA
- the phnE gene encoding phosphonate ABC transporter, permease protein PhnE, with protein sequence MALSLVVATTALLVGSLSGFVAYGIAWGLIAAAGLLLALSMGGVETDLAQRVVLAAGFMASTVAATRVLPDTPETIDVLLCLQFAAAWIPAGIACAWVARRHGARPASSMNTVLVWILGGAFAIPAAQTLGVLRPIDSLRRGLEPEFGRGDYAIIALVVAAVGLAAFLAAVTHLPGLATGSAVILFTAFAGASVGFTIPGLIAKIANIVNLPNFWPPDFGWAIGEGSWWWLPSWEFGAPLRENPIIETLRIGITATVVGCLAALPVAFMASTLTSPNKTTYLVDKGFMNVTRTIPDLFWAAIFVASVGAGAFAGTLALTIFCMAIMAKLLSETIDAASPGPLEAAKAAGSRHFPAVRTAVLPQVLPNYVAYSLYIFELSIRASFVIGLVGGGGIGRVLEAQRVFYKFDRILAIVIVIGIVVFILEQISVALRRRLV encoded by the coding sequence ATGGCCCTCTCTCTCGTCGTGGCCACCACAGCCCTCCTCGTGGGAAGCCTCTCGGGCTTCGTGGCGTACGGCATCGCCTGGGGGCTGATCGCGGCCGCTGGCCTCCTCCTCGCCCTCAGCATGGGAGGAGTCGAGACCGACCTGGCCCAGCGCGTCGTGCTGGCGGCTGGATTTATGGCCTCCACCGTCGCCGCGACCAGGGTCCTTCCCGATACCCCCGAGACGATCGATGTTCTCCTGTGCCTTCAGTTCGCCGCCGCCTGGATACCGGCGGGCATCGCCTGCGCATGGGTGGCCAGACGCCATGGAGCACGGCCGGCGTCGTCGATGAACACGGTGCTCGTCTGGATCCTGGGCGGTGCCTTCGCCATCCCGGCCGCTCAGACCCTTGGTGTGCTCAGGCCGATCGACTCGCTGCGGCGAGGCCTGGAACCGGAGTTCGGACGCGGCGACTACGCCATCATCGCCCTCGTCGTCGCCGCCGTGGGTCTGGCCGCCTTCCTCGCCGCGGTGACCCACCTTCCCGGTCTGGCCACCGGGAGCGCCGTCATCCTGTTCACGGCGTTCGCCGGTGCCAGCGTGGGATTCACCATCCCCGGCCTCATCGCCAAGATCGCCAACATCGTCAACCTGCCGAACTTCTGGCCCCCCGACTTCGGATGGGCGATCGGTGAGGGTTCCTGGTGGTGGTTGCCGTCGTGGGAGTTCGGGGCTCCCCTCCGGGAGAATCCGATCATCGAAACCCTCCGCATCGGCATCACGGCCACGGTGGTCGGGTGCCTCGCCGCATTGCCCGTGGCCTTCATGGCATCGACACTGACCTCGCCCAACAAGACCACCTACTTGGTCGACAAGGGGTTCATGAATGTCACCAGGACCATCCCCGACCTGTTCTGGGCGGCGATCTTCGTGGCCTCGGTCGGAGCCGGTGCGTTCGCCGGCACCCTCGCTCTCACCATCTTCTGCATGGCGATCATGGCGAAGTTGCTCTCCGAGACCATCGACGCCGCCAGTCCGGGACCCCTCGAGGCGGCGAAGGCCGCAGGCTCCCGCCACTTCCCGGCGGTCCGCACCGCAGTACTGCCCCAGGTCCTCCCCAACTACGTCGCCTACTCGCTCTACATCTTCGAACTGAGCATCCGGGCCTCGTTCGTGATCGGACTCGTCGGCGGCGGCGGTATCGGCCGCGTCCTCGAAGCCCAACGGGTCTTCTACAAGTTCGACCGCATCCTCGCCATCGTCATCGTGATCGGCATCGTCGTGTTCATCCTCGAGCAGATCAGCGTCGCCCTGCGGAGGCGCCTCGTATGA
- the phnE gene encoding phosphonate ABC transporter, permease protein PhnE, which produces MNLETHEAMASGALRPREPRGPKIFRWVIGIAIVVPFLWSAAGLNVSIDRLLSAPADIWNIVHRMFPPDLSPETVQRALPKVMESLFIAWVGTMMAAVISLPLSFLAARNVTSRTTSAIVRQIFIMIRSVPEVLLAMVLIPVTGLGAWTGTLAIGLHSIGTLGKLSSEVVEGIEPGPVEAVAGVGGTKLAQVRFGIVPQVMPAIMAYWLYRFEINIRASAVLGVVGAGGIGLELVNQLAFHNYARVGTVLLLTIVVVLVIDTISAKLRRRIITGEREPGPVAMFLGAGRTQRLAMITFAVLATWFIVFMLIQMQSTPA; this is translated from the coding sequence ATGAACCTCGAGACCCACGAAGCCATGGCGAGCGGCGCGTTGCGTCCCAGGGAGCCTCGCGGCCCCAAGATCTTTCGGTGGGTGATCGGCATCGCCATCGTGGTGCCATTCCTGTGGTCGGCGGCCGGACTCAACGTGTCGATCGATCGCCTGCTGTCCGCCCCGGCCGACATCTGGAACATCGTCCACCGCATGTTCCCCCCGGACCTGAGTCCCGAGACGGTCCAGCGCGCCCTGCCGAAGGTCATGGAGTCGCTGTTCATCGCCTGGGTCGGGACGATGATGGCGGCCGTGATCTCGCTCCCGCTGTCCTTCCTCGCGGCAAGGAATGTGACGTCGCGGACCACCAGCGCCATCGTCCGACAGATCTTCATCATGATCAGGTCGGTCCCCGAGGTCCTCCTGGCGATGGTCCTCATCCCGGTGACCGGTCTGGGAGCGTGGACCGGAACTCTCGCCATCGGCCTGCACTCCATCGGCACCCTTGGAAAGCTCTCGTCAGAAGTCGTAGAAGGCATCGAGCCCGGACCGGTGGAGGCCGTCGCAGGAGTCGGCGGCACCAAACTCGCTCAGGTCAGGTTCGGCATCGTGCCTCAGGTGATGCCGGCGATCATGGCCTACTGGCTCTATCGCTTCGAGATCAACATCCGCGCCTCAGCAGTCCTCGGCGTCGTCGGGGCCGGCGGAATCGGGCTCGAGTTGGTGAACCAGCTGGCCTTCCACAACTACGCCCGGGTGGGCACCGTCCTGCTCCTCACCATCGTCGTGGTTCTGGTGATCGACACCATCTCGGCGAAACTGCGCCGCCGCATCATCACCGGCGAGCGTGAGCCGGGTCCCGTGGCGATGTTCCTCGGCGCCGGTCGTACCCAGCGGCTGGCGATGATCACCTTTGCGGTTCTGGCGACCTGGTTCATCGTGTTCATGCTCATCCAGATGCAGAGCACCCCGGCCTAG
- a CDS encoding deoxyguanosinetriphosphate triphosphohydrolase, whose translation MVTGDSKLIRRTRTDIEAWEATNLSPAATRAADSRGRAEPEPLDPVRTVFQRDRDRILHSKAFRRLKHKTQVFMNPDGDHFVTRLTHTLQVTQIGRSLAVGLGLNEALTEAICLGHDVGHSPFGHTGEDALTPYVKGEWHHAAQSVRILDRLEPINLTWEVRDGIRAHSWKIDPPPATQEGMVCRFADRIAYLTHDVDDAVRAGVIGYHHLPDGPRRVFGEPGSEWISVMIDAVITESVAQGTVSMTEPVLEAMHDIRAFMFERVYLRPEAEAEREQAIEIIQSLVEHYRKHPDAIPDSYRDETDPTLAAIDYVAGMTDRFAIRDFERLGGVMKTDLAGSTP comes from the coding sequence ATGGTGACCGGTGATTCGAAACTGATCCGCCGCACCCGTACCGACATCGAGGCGTGGGAGGCGACGAACCTCTCCCCCGCCGCCACCCGAGCCGCCGACTCCCGGGGCAGGGCGGAACCAGAGCCTCTCGACCCGGTGCGCACGGTGTTCCAGCGCGACCGGGATCGCATCCTGCACTCGAAGGCCTTCCGGCGCCTGAAGCACAAGACCCAGGTGTTCATGAACCCCGACGGTGACCACTTCGTCACCCGGCTCACCCACACCCTCCAGGTCACGCAGATCGGGCGCTCCCTGGCCGTGGGACTCGGCCTCAACGAAGCCCTCACCGAGGCCATCTGTCTCGGTCACGATGTCGGCCACTCCCCGTTCGGTCATACGGGCGAGGACGCGCTCACCCCCTACGTCAAGGGCGAGTGGCATCACGCCGCGCAGAGCGTTCGCATCCTCGATCGGCTCGAACCGATCAATCTCACCTGGGAGGTCCGTGACGGGATCCGCGCCCACTCGTGGAAGATCGACCCTCCGCCGGCGACCCAGGAAGGCATGGTGTGTCGATTCGCCGACCGGATCGCCTATCTCACCCACGACGTGGATGACGCCGTCCGGGCCGGCGTGATCGGGTACCACCACCTGCCCGACGGTCCCCGACGGGTGTTCGGTGAGCCCGGATCCGAGTGGATCTCGGTCATGATCGACGCGGTGATCACCGAGTCGGTGGCCCAGGGCACGGTGTCGATGACCGAGCCGGTGCTCGAGGCGATGCACGACATCAGGGCGTTCATGTTCGAACGCGTGTACCTGCGTCCTGAGGCCGAAGCCGAACGGGAACAGGCGATCGAGATCATCCAGAGCCTCGTCGAGCACTACCGCAAGCATCCCGATGCGATCCCCGACAGCTACCGCGACGAGACCGACCCCACGCTCGCCGCCATCGACTACGTGGCCGGGATGACCGACCGGTTCGCCATTCGCGACTTCGAGCGACTCGGCGGCGTGATGAAGACCGACCTGGCCGGCTCGACGCCCTGA
- a CDS encoding bifunctional diguanylate cyclase/phosphodiesterase: MEQGMPHQRRWNRGRPFTAVVIAAGAGALLALRPWGAIGAAAGGVLSGLAAMLAWGSWRSHRTVARRLDDLEVTHRFAAVCEIADTTDELVVATIDTCLEVFGADVAEVVMARGVGSTATARRSGEGSPTRRPATPRLLAALGGAERVDIPIPLVEAPADVVAHYGEAGVRDGMLVILRGGGGSDTTIVVGLAEGRTVSTADLGQLGELAGRARIAFERVRLMERLQREISQKDHQVLHDGLTGLPNRLQFSIVTEDAIRTARGNSETVAVLLIDLDLFKEINETLGHQRGDVVLREMASRLTEAARPGEHVARLGGDEFGVVIRGVDGFTGAAAEARRFADAVQRPLITEGLTLQVTASIGIALAPEHGTEGTALLRRAEVAMYEAKRTVAAIEVYDTQHDRYSTRRLALAAELRAAIDSGGLGVHYQPKADLADGRVTGFEALARWTHARHGSIPPDEFIGLAERTGLIRPLTELVLRTALADGVRLGADRDGLSIAVNIAPSSLNDSAFPGMLAEIIGESGIDPSAVILEVTESTMMADSAKARQVLESLDELGVELSIDDFGTGYSSLSYLSSLPVDEVKIDRSFVMGMSSDARSAAIVRSTIALVHALDMRVVAEGVEDRATWDQLRYAGCDLVQGYYLARPMPFTDLSAWLTQARLTTEELDTAEDRDT, encoded by the coding sequence ATGGAACAGGGCATGCCTCACCAGCGTCGTTGGAACCGTGGTCGGCCGTTCACGGCCGTCGTGATCGCCGCAGGAGCGGGTGCCCTGCTGGCACTCCGACCCTGGGGAGCGATCGGTGCAGCCGCGGGCGGGGTCCTGTCCGGCCTAGCCGCCATGCTGGCGTGGGGGTCATGGCGGTCCCACCGAACGGTTGCTCGCCGGCTCGACGATCTCGAGGTCACCCATCGATTCGCCGCGGTGTGTGAGATCGCCGACACCACCGACGAGCTCGTCGTCGCCACCATCGACACCTGCCTTGAGGTATTCGGGGCGGATGTGGCCGAGGTCGTCATGGCGCGCGGGGTCGGATCGACGGCGACCGCGCGCCGTTCAGGTGAAGGGTCTCCCACTCGACGCCCGGCGACGCCGAGGCTGCTGGCCGCCTTGGGCGGCGCAGAGCGTGTCGACATACCGATCCCACTCGTCGAGGCGCCGGCCGACGTGGTCGCTCACTACGGCGAGGCCGGCGTTCGAGACGGGATGCTGGTGATCCTGCGAGGCGGCGGCGGTAGCGACACCACCATCGTCGTCGGCCTGGCGGAAGGCAGGACCGTCTCGACCGCAGACCTCGGTCAGTTGGGAGAGTTGGCGGGGCGGGCGCGCATCGCCTTCGAGCGTGTGCGGCTCATGGAGCGACTGCAGCGCGAGATCAGCCAGAAGGACCACCAGGTGCTCCACGATGGCCTCACCGGACTCCCCAACCGGCTCCAGTTCTCGATCGTCACCGAGGATGCCATCCGTACCGCTAGGGGGAATTCGGAGACAGTCGCCGTGCTCCTCATCGACCTGGACCTGTTCAAGGAGATCAACGAGACCCTGGGACACCAACGGGGTGATGTCGTGCTGCGCGAGATGGCGAGCCGGCTCACCGAGGCGGCGCGTCCCGGGGAGCACGTGGCGCGTCTTGGTGGCGACGAGTTCGGAGTGGTCATTCGTGGCGTCGACGGGTTCACCGGAGCGGCCGCCGAAGCGCGTCGTTTCGCCGATGCCGTTCAGCGACCGCTGATCACCGAAGGGCTGACCCTTCAGGTGACGGCGAGCATCGGGATCGCGCTGGCACCGGAACACGGAACCGAGGGCACGGCGCTGCTGCGTCGCGCCGAGGTGGCGATGTACGAGGCCAAGCGGACGGTCGCCGCCATCGAGGTGTACGACACACAGCACGATCGGTACAGCACGCGTCGTCTGGCGCTGGCGGCAGAACTCCGCGCCGCCATCGACAGCGGTGGTCTCGGCGTCCACTATCAGCCGAAGGCGGATCTGGCCGATGGCAGGGTGACGGGCTTCGAGGCGCTGGCGCGGTGGACGCACGCTCGCCACGGTTCGATCCCGCCCGACGAGTTCATCGGACTCGCCGAGCGCACCGGCTTGATCCGTCCGCTCACCGAGTTGGTTCTCCGCACCGCACTCGCCGACGGCGTCCGCCTCGGGGCGGATCGCGACGGGTTGTCGATCGCGGTGAACATCGCCCCGTCGTCGCTGAATGACTCGGCCTTTCCCGGGATGCTCGCCGAGATCATCGGGGAGAGCGGCATCGACCCGAGCGCCGTGATCCTCGAGGTGACCGAGTCGACGATGATGGCTGACTCTGCCAAGGCGCGCCAGGTGCTGGAGAGCCTGGACGAATTGGGCGTGGAGCTCAGCATCGACGACTTCGGCACCGGGTACTCGTCCCTGTCCTACCTGTCGTCGCTTCCCGTGGACGAGGTCAAGATCGACCGCTCGTTCGTCATGGGCATGAGCTCCGACGCTCGGTCGGCGGCGATCGTGCGTTCCACGATCGCCCTGGTCCATGCCCTTGACATGCGCGTCGTCGCCGAGGGGGTCGAGGATCGCGCTACCTGGGATCAACTCCGATACGCCGGATGCGACCTGGTTCAGGGCTACTACCTGGCCCGACCGATGCCGTTCACCGACCTGAGCGCCTGGCTGACTCAGGCCCGTCTGACCACCGAAGAACTCGACACCGCCGAGGATCGCGACACCTGA
- a CDS encoding diacylglycerol kinase family protein, whose amino-acid sequence MPAPRVALIINEHAGRGRIARQIPVVANALRAHDIEPTILPTRGPLDAMRLARQAAEERFSTVVAVGGDGTVNEVANGLMAGPGDRPSLGMVAAGSGCDFARSFGLPKRFDGSLRGIVGPTVSIDVGRIECQGPDGSIVRHFVNVAGAGMAAATAGLAARLPRWVGRARYLLAFWPTLASYRPTAITVAVAGEVHSGVAHNALVANGRYFGGGMLISPHSDPGDGLFDVQVSIGPKRQALTLIPRIYRGSHLPNRRIVQFEGDHVTIASDSPIPVEADGEPVGSTPATFTIVPGALDVVSASSDACAHPR is encoded by the coding sequence GTGCCTGCGCCACGCGTGGCCCTCATCATCAACGAGCACGCCGGACGGGGCCGGATTGCCCGTCAGATTCCTGTAGTCGCCAACGCACTCCGGGCGCACGACATCGAGCCGACGATCCTGCCGACCCGAGGACCCCTCGACGCCATGCGACTGGCACGCCAGGCGGCCGAGGAGCGTTTCTCCACTGTCGTCGCCGTCGGTGGCGACGGCACGGTCAACGAAGTGGCCAACGGTCTGATGGCAGGGCCCGGGGACAGACCGAGCCTCGGTATGGTCGCCGCCGGTTCAGGCTGCGACTTTGCAAGGAGCTTCGGTCTCCCCAAGCGGTTCGACGGCAGCCTCCGCGGTATCGTCGGTCCAACGGTGTCCATCGACGTGGGACGGATCGAGTGCCAGGGACCAGACGGATCCATCGTCCGTCACTTCGTCAACGTGGCGGGGGCCGGGATGGCCGCAGCGACGGCGGGCCTGGCTGCCCGGCTTCCGCGGTGGGTAGGACGAGCCCGGTATCTGCTCGCCTTCTGGCCGACGCTCGCTTCCTATCGGCCCACGGCGATCACCGTGGCCGTCGCCGGGGAAGTCCATAGCGGAGTGGCGCACAACGCTCTGGTCGCCAACGGGAGGTATTTCGGCGGTGGCATGCTCATCTCGCCCCACTCCGACCCCGGCGATGGGCTCTTCGACGTCCAGGTGAGCATCGGGCCGAAGCGGCAGGCGTTGACGCTCATCCCCCGCATCTACCGCGGATCCCACTTACCGAACCGACGGATCGTCCAGTTCGAAGGCGACCATGTGACCATCGCATCCGACTCACCGATCCCGGTCGAAGCCGACGGCGAGCCGGTGGGATCGACCCCGGCGACCTTCACGATCGTGCCCGGAGCCCTCGACGTCGTCAGCGCATCTTCAGACGCTTGCGCTCACCCTCGGTGA